From Magnolia sinica isolate HGM2019 chromosome 13, MsV1, whole genome shotgun sequence, one genomic window encodes:
- the LOC131223937 gene encoding protein EARLY RESPONSIVE TO DEHYDRATION 15-like isoform X3, producing the protein MDVISQRSSSSLNPNAPLFVPWAYRTVEDFSDQWWELVQSSAWFRDYWLQECFQEPQNDLDELFQNDEPSLPEIEAVFDGYKQEGGGGEEKGSRDVVSMAALKWTKSRLLPKTPKFTEKAPKIVNVKVSPRMIQQPR; encoded by the exons ATGGACGTGATTTCGCAGCGATCATCCTCTTCTTTGAACCCTAACGCTCCGCTCTTCGTCCCGTGGGCTTATCGGACGGTGGAGGACTTTTCGGATCAGTGGTGGGAGCTGGTGCAGTCATCCGCTTGGTTTCGTGACTACTGGCTTCAGGAATGTTTCCAGGAGCCCCAAAATGACCTTGATGAACTTTTCCAGAATGACGAGCCTTCCCTGCCAGAAATCGAGGCCGTCTTCGATGGCTACAAAC aagaaggaggaggaggagaggagAAAGGATCTAGAGATGTGGTTTCAATGGCAGCATTGAAATGGACGAAAAGTCGGCTTCTGCCGAAAACTCCCAAGTTCACTGAGAAGGCGCCCAAGATTGTAAATGTGAAAGTTAGTCCCCGGATGATTCAACAGCCTAGgtaa
- the LOC131223937 gene encoding protein EARLY RESPONSIVE TO DEHYDRATION 15-like isoform X4, with the protein MDVISQRSSSSLNPNAPLFVPWAYRTVEDFSDQWWELVQSSAWFRDYWLQECFQEPQNDLDELFQNDEPSLPEIEAVFDGYKQGGGGEEKGSRDVVSMAALKWTKSRLLPKTPKFTEKAPKIVNVKVSPRMIQQPR; encoded by the exons ATGGACGTGATTTCGCAGCGATCATCCTCTTCTTTGAACCCTAACGCTCCGCTCTTCGTCCCGTGGGCTTATCGGACGGTGGAGGACTTTTCGGATCAGTGGTGGGAGCTGGTGCAGTCATCCGCTTGGTTTCGTGACTACTGGCTTCAGGAATGTTTCCAGGAGCCCCAAAATGACCTTGATGAACTTTTCCAGAATGACGAGCCTTCCCTGCCAGAAATCGAGGCCGTCTTCGATGGCTACAAAC aaggaggaggaggagaggagAAAGGATCTAGAGATGTGGTTTCAATGGCAGCATTGAAATGGACGAAAAGTCGGCTTCTGCCGAAAACTCCCAAGTTCACTGAGAAGGCGCCCAAGATTGTAAATGTGAAAGTTAGTCCCCGGATGATTCAACAGCCTAGgtaa
- the LOC131223937 gene encoding protein EARLY RESPONSIVE TO DEHYDRATION 15-like isoform X2 — translation MDVISQRSSSSLNPNAPLFVPWAYRTVEDFSDQWWELVQSSAWFRDYWLQECFQEPQNDLDELFQNDEPSLPEIEAVFDGYKQEEGGGGEEKGSRDVVSMAALKWTKSRLLPKTPKFTEKAPKIVNVKVSPRMIQQPR, via the exons ATGGACGTGATTTCGCAGCGATCATCCTCTTCTTTGAACCCTAACGCTCCGCTCTTCGTCCCGTGGGCTTATCGGACGGTGGAGGACTTTTCGGATCAGTGGTGGGAGCTGGTGCAGTCATCCGCTTGGTTTCGTGACTACTGGCTTCAGGAATGTTTCCAGGAGCCCCAAAATGACCTTGATGAACTTTTCCAGAATGACGAGCCTTCCCTGCCAGAAATCGAGGCCGTCTTCGATGGCTACAAAC aagaagaaggaggaggaggagaggagAAAGGATCTAGAGATGTGGTTTCAATGGCAGCATTGAAATGGACGAAAAGTCGGCTTCTGCCGAAAACTCCCAAGTTCACTGAGAAGGCGCCCAAGATTGTAAATGTGAAAGTTAGTCCCCGGATGATTCAACAGCCTAGgtaa
- the LOC131223937 gene encoding protein EARLY RESPONSIVE TO DEHYDRATION 15-like isoform X1 — protein MDVISQRSSSSLNPNAPLFVPWAYRTVEDFSDQWWELVQSSAWFRDYWLQECFQEPQNDLDELFQNDEPSLPEIEAVFDGYKQEEEGGGGEEKGSRDVVSMAALKWTKSRLLPKTPKFTEKAPKIVNVKVSPRMIQQPR, from the exons ATGGACGTGATTTCGCAGCGATCATCCTCTTCTTTGAACCCTAACGCTCCGCTCTTCGTCCCGTGGGCTTATCGGACGGTGGAGGACTTTTCGGATCAGTGGTGGGAGCTGGTGCAGTCATCCGCTTGGTTTCGTGACTACTGGCTTCAGGAATGTTTCCAGGAGCCCCAAAATGACCTTGATGAACTTTTCCAGAATGACGAGCCTTCCCTGCCAGAAATCGAGGCCGTCTTCGATGGCTACAAAC aagaagaagaaggaggaggaggagaggagAAAGGATCTAGAGATGTGGTTTCAATGGCAGCATTGAAATGGACGAAAAGTCGGCTTCTGCCGAAAACTCCCAAGTTCACTGAGAAGGCGCCCAAGATTGTAAATGTGAAAGTTAGTCCCCGGATGATTCAACAGCCTAGgtaa